One genomic segment of Impatiens glandulifera chromosome 6, dImpGla2.1, whole genome shotgun sequence includes these proteins:
- the LOC124941507 gene encoding ankyrin repeat-containing protein ITN1-like → MEDELYKAAASGNTNLFREILGRNGNQHLLDVCKFGYFGCSILHVAANNGSIDIVKEILQRNPGLSDALDSRNWSSLHLALVKGDIEMSNELLSCNRYVARFKTSNGDTILHLCLKHGQLESMKLLMNKINDTEFANLTDAEGSTVLHLAVMLNNPEAVAYLIEKKRVNINAVNTTGNTPLDIALQCEDYTKLRDAIIRYLKQNGARTSKLINQERWLGEKRGVLMVVASLIATMAFQAGVSPPGGAWQDNTFPHRAGEAVMAYNYPDSYPYFLRFNTIGFIGSLSTILLLLTGLPSGKRHVTKLLVVIMWVTISAMTVTYAFSITVVTPKVQRSSLTYTIVVGVLVWASVMALLVLWHAVHFVLEMEKPKVCINILGYSRILEHRKEKLLSVQQSV, encoded by the exons ATGGAGGATGAGCTTTATAAGGCTGCAGCTTCAGGTAACACTAATTTGTTCAGAGAAATATTGGGAAGAAATGGAAACCAACATCTTCTCGACGTGTGCAAGTTCGGTTATTTTGGTTGTAGCATCCTCCATGTGGCTGCAAATAACGGGAGTATCGATATCGTGAAAGAGATTCTTCAAAGAAATCCGGGTCTTTCAGATGCATTAGATTCAAGAAACTGGTCATCCCTTCACCTAGCCTTGGTTAAAGGTGATATTGAAATGTCAAATGAGTTGCTATCTTGTAACCGATATGTAGCTCGGTTCAAGACTTCCAATGGCGATACCATTCTACACCTTTGTCTAAAGCATGGTCAACTGGAGTCCATGAAGCTACTCATGAATAAAATCAATGACACTGAATTCGCGAATCTAACCGATGCTGAAGGCAGCACTGTTCTGCATCTAGCCGTAATGCTTAACAATCCTGAG GCTGTGGcgtatttgattgaaaaaaaaagagtgaATATAAACGCCGTGAATACAACTGGGAACACGCCACTAGACATCGCATTACAGTGCGAAGATTACACAAAACTAAGAGATGCTATTATACGATATCTAAAGCAAAACGGGGCTAGGACTAGCAAGCTTATAAATCAAGAACGGTGGCTAGGAGAGAAGAGGGGAGTTCTAATGGTGGTGGCATCGCTCATAGCAACAATGGCGTTTCAAGCAGGGGTTAGCCCACCAGGTGGAGCCTGGCAAGACAACACGTTTCCACATAGAGCGGGAGAAGCAGTTATGGCGTATAACTATCCTGACTCGTACCCTTATTTTCTTCGGTTTAACACTATTGGATTTATTGGTTCGTTGAGCACAATCTTGTTGCTACTTACGGGGTTGCCTTCAGGGAAGAGACATGTAACGAAGCTTCTGGTGGTGATCATGTGGGTGACTATTTCGGCGATGACAGTTACTTATGCTTTCTCGATTACGGTTGTTACACCGAAAGTACAAAGGTCTTCGCTTACTTATACTATTGTTGTTGGAGTGTTGGTTTGGGCAAGTGTGATGGCGCTACTTGTACTTTGGCATGCAGTTCATTTTGTCTTAGAAATGGAGAAGCCGAAGGTATGTATTAACATACTAGGTTATAGTAGAATACTAGAACACCGAAAGGAGAAACTTCTTTCAGTTCAACAATCGGTTTGA